From Nitratidesulfovibrio vulgaris str. Hildenborough, a single genomic window includes:
- a CDS encoding glycosyltransferase family 2 protein, which produces MSTARDAAEDAMPSSTTVPTRRGLVSGPSSSDAHGDMPAVSVIMNCLNCERDLAEAIGSVFAQTFDDWEIVFWDNGSTDRSAEIAQGFGERVRYFRATETVPLGAARNLAIAKARGEFIAFLDCDDVWLPEKLERQVALFRANPRVGLVCTDTVMFTGAKDLNRLFEHAHPARGHVFRELMTTQWISMSSAVIRRNALDGMDHWFDESLNVCEEADVFYRIAWDWELDHVDAPLTRWRVHGANTTFRKFGQFAEETLRILDKHRAMYPGYDERYADLVALLRRRAAFQRAVALWREGRGAEARATIAPFDASPKFRLFRLATYLPGALFDPLARLYFALPAFLRR; this is translated from the coding sequence ATGTCCACAGCACGCGACGCCGCGGAGGACGCCATGCCCTCGTCGACGACCGTACCCACGCGCCGGGGCCTCGTCTCCGGCCCTTCGTCCAGTGACGCCCACGGCGACATGCCCGCTGTCAGCGTCATCATGAACTGCCTTAACTGCGAGCGCGACCTTGCGGAGGCCATCGGAAGCGTCTTCGCCCAGACCTTCGACGACTGGGAGATCGTGTTCTGGGACAACGGTTCCACCGACCGCAGCGCGGAGATAGCGCAGGGGTTCGGCGAGCGAGTGCGCTACTTCCGCGCCACCGAGACCGTGCCGCTGGGGGCTGCCCGCAACCTTGCCATCGCCAAGGCGCGGGGCGAGTTCATCGCCTTTCTCGACTGTGACGACGTGTGGCTGCCCGAGAAACTCGAACGGCAGGTGGCGCTCTTCCGCGCCAACCCGCGCGTGGGCCTCGTCTGCACCGACACCGTCATGTTCACGGGCGCGAAGGACCTGAACAGGCTCTTCGAGCACGCGCATCCTGCGCGTGGTCACGTGTTCCGCGAACTGATGACCACGCAGTGGATTTCCATGTCCTCTGCCGTCATCCGGCGCAATGCCCTCGACGGCATGGACCACTGGTTCGACGAGTCGCTCAACGTGTGCGAAGAGGCCGACGTCTTCTACCGCATCGCGTGGGACTGGGAACTCGACCATGTGGATGCGCCGCTCACCCGCTGGCGGGTGCACGGGGCCAACACCACCTTCCGCAAGTTCGGGCAGTTCGCCGAAGAGACGTTGCGCATCCTCGACAAGCATCGGGCCATGTACCCCGGCTATGACGAGCGGTACGCCGACCTCGTGGCGTTGCTGCGCCGCCGCGCCGCCTTCCAGCGGGCCGTGGCGCTGTGGCGCGAGGGCAGGGGGGCCGAGGCGCGCGCCACCATCGCCCCGTTCGACGCCTCGCCCAAGTTCCGTCTTTTCCGGCTGGCGACGTACCTGCCGGGAGCGTTGTTCGACCCGCTGGCGCGTCTGTACTTCGCCCTGCCTGCCTTTCTGCGGCGATAG
- the dinB gene encoding DNA polymerase IV, which yields MHIDMDAFFASVEQLDDPSLRGRPVIVGGSSERGVVSAASYEARRYGVRSAMPTVTARRLCPHGVFVSGRRHRYAEVSRMVMAVLHDFSPVVEQASVDEAYLDATGLERLFGPVDEMAQRLKGRVREATGGLTCSVGLAPVKFLAKIASDVNKPDGVFILPPEDVAAFLATLPVGRIPGVGKRMLESLDLLGVRTAGDVLRHPVSFWERRFGKGGLVLYDRARGIDPRPLEPWTPPKSESAEVTLAADTADRAVLRRWLLAQAERVGGSLRRQGLAGRTITLKVKYADFRQLTRSRTLPEPVSATQTIFEEAWALLEALDLEAKVRLVGLGVSHFGGERQMSLPIGGMPRRDDTRRERLDATLDRLRARFGAGAVMRGDLVDFGDE from the coding sequence ATGCACATCGACATGGATGCCTTCTTCGCCTCGGTGGAGCAGCTGGACGACCCGTCACTACGCGGACGCCCCGTCATCGTGGGCGGTTCGTCGGAGCGCGGGGTGGTGTCCGCTGCTTCCTACGAGGCGCGCCGTTATGGTGTGCGTTCGGCCATGCCCACGGTGACGGCGCGCAGACTCTGCCCGCACGGGGTGTTCGTGTCGGGGCGCAGGCACCGCTATGCGGAAGTCTCGCGCATGGTCATGGCGGTGCTGCACGACTTCTCGCCGGTGGTGGAACAGGCTTCGGTGGACGAAGCCTACCTCGACGCCACGGGGCTGGAGCGCCTCTTCGGCCCGGTGGACGAGATGGCGCAACGCCTCAAAGGGCGGGTGCGCGAGGCTACGGGGGGGCTCACCTGTTCGGTGGGACTCGCGCCCGTGAAGTTCCTCGCCAAGATTGCCTCCGATGTGAACAAGCCCGACGGCGTCTTCATCCTGCCGCCGGAGGATGTGGCGGCGTTTCTCGCCACGCTGCCCGTGGGGCGCATCCCCGGCGTGGGCAAGCGGATGCTGGAGTCGCTCGACCTGCTGGGTGTGCGCACGGCGGGCGATGTGCTGCGCCACCCGGTGTCATTCTGGGAACGTCGCTTCGGCAAGGGCGGGCTGGTGCTGTATGACAGGGCGCGAGGCATCGACCCCCGCCCCCTCGAACCATGGACGCCCCCCAAGTCGGAGAGTGCCGAGGTCACCCTCGCTGCCGATACGGCCGACCGCGCCGTGCTGCGCCGGTGGCTGCTGGCGCAGGCGGAGAGGGTGGGCGGTTCGTTGCGGCGGCAGGGGCTGGCGGGTCGCACCATCACCCTCAAGGTCAAATATGCCGACTTCAGACAGCTGACCCGCAGCCGCACCCTGCCTGAACCCGTCTCCGCCACGCAGACCATCTTCGAAGAGGCGTGGGCCCTTCTTGAGGCACTCGACCTTGAGGCGAAGGTGCGTCTGGTGGGATTGGGGGTCTCGCATTTCGGCGGTGAACGGCAGATGAGCCTGCCCATCGGCGGCATGCCCCGCCGCGATGACACCCGCCGTGAACGGCTGGATGCCACACTGGACAGGTTGCGGGCGCGCTTCGGTGCCGGGGCGGTGATGCGCGGCGACCTTGTGGATTTCGGCGACGAGTGA
- the fumC gene encoding class II fumarate hydratase, with the protein MMTPAVRIEHDSMGAVEVPADRYWGAQTQRALEHFRIGTERMPQEMVQALGLIKRAAAETNAALELLPRQTADAVARAATEVASGALPNHFPLCVWQTGSGTQTNMNVNEVVANRACELLGGVRGDRKLVHPNDHVNLCQSSNDVFPAAMHIAAALGLRSMLLPSLQALEAELEARAHEFAGLVKVGRTHLQDAVPLTLGQEFSGYAAQLALCRRQLEGMMPLLCALALGGTAVGTGLNAHPEFARRAVARLAGYTGLPFLPVDNPFAALAGHEALVAYSGALRTLAVALFKVGNDIRLLASGPRCGIGELELPANEPGSSIMPGKVNPTQCEALTMVAVQVMGLDNAVGIAGSQGHLELNVFKPLIARNVLESARLLADSMRSFRMHAVRGLRAVPERIASHVDRSLMLVTALSRHVGYDRAAEVAHLAHAEGLTLREACLRLGLMDGEAFDRAVDPVRMAHPHDMG; encoded by the coding sequence ATGATGACACCGGCCGTACGCATCGAACATGACAGCATGGGGGCTGTGGAGGTTCCCGCCGACCGCTACTGGGGGGCCCAGACGCAGCGCGCACTGGAGCATTTCCGCATCGGCACGGAACGGATGCCGCAGGAGATGGTGCAGGCGCTAGGGCTCATCAAGAGGGCGGCGGCCGAGACCAATGCCGCGTTGGAGCTCCTGCCCCGGCAGACTGCGGACGCCGTGGCGCGTGCCGCCACCGAGGTGGCGTCCGGTGCACTGCCCAACCATTTTCCCCTCTGTGTGTGGCAGACAGGTAGCGGCACCCAGACCAACATGAATGTCAACGAGGTGGTGGCCAACCGTGCATGTGAACTGCTGGGCGGTGTGCGTGGCGACCGGAAACTCGTGCACCCCAACGACCACGTCAACCTCTGCCAGTCGTCCAACGATGTCTTTCCTGCGGCCATGCACATCGCAGCGGCGCTGGGCCTGCGCAGCATGCTGCTGCCCTCGCTTCAAGCGCTGGAGGCCGAACTGGAGGCACGGGCACACGAGTTCGCGGGTCTGGTGAAGGTGGGCCGAACCCACTTGCAGGACGCGGTTCCCCTCACTCTGGGGCAGGAATTCTCGGGGTATGCGGCTCAGCTTGCGTTGTGCCGCCGTCAACTGGAGGGCATGATGCCCCTCTTGTGCGCCCTCGCGCTGGGGGGCACTGCCGTGGGCACCGGGCTCAATGCCCATCCCGAGTTCGCGCGGCGTGCCGTGGCGCGTCTGGCGGGGTACACCGGCCTGCCGTTCCTGCCAGTGGACAATCCTTTCGCCGCTCTTGCGGGGCACGAGGCCCTTGTGGCCTATAGCGGTGCCCTGCGTACGCTGGCAGTGGCCCTTTTCAAGGTGGGCAACGACATCCGGTTGCTGGCGTCCGGCCCGCGCTGCGGTATCGGTGAACTGGAACTGCCTGCCAACGAACCCGGTTCTTCCATCATGCCCGGCAAGGTGAACCCCACCCAGTGCGAGGCCCTGACCATGGTGGCGGTGCAGGTCATGGGTCTGGACAACGCCGTGGGCATCGCCGGTTCGCAAGGGCATCTCGAACTCAACGTGTTCAAGCCACTCATCGCGAGAAATGTGCTCGAATCGGCGCGTCTGCTGGCCGACAGCATGCGTTCATTCCGTATGCATGCGGTGCGGGGGCTGCGGGCGGTGCCCGAACGCATCGCCTCGCATGTCGACCGGTCGCTCATGCTCGTCACGGCCCTGTCGCGGCATGTGGGCTATGACCGGGCGGCAGAGGTCGCCCATCTTGCCCATGCCGAGGGACTGACGCTACGGGAGGCGTGCCTGCGCCTTGGCCTCATGGACGGCGAAGCCTTCGACAGGGCCGTCGACCCTGTCCGGATGGCGCACCCGCACGACATGGGCTGA
- a CDS encoding ZIP family metal transporter, protein MSFLLSLPPVAQALCAGLFTWAMTALGAAFVFTAREIPRRVLDFMLGFAAGVMLAASYWSLLAPALEMSEYMGTWSFVPAVTGFLLGGVFLRLVDRFLPHLHVMQNQKEGMSSSWRRSTLLVAAITLHNIPEGLAVGVAFGAVAAGLPSADLAGALALAMGIGIQNLPEGTAVSVPLRREGLSRTKAFMYGQFSGTVEPVAAVIGAAAVTVAQPLLPYALAFAAGAMVFVVVEEVVPESQASGHGDLATAGVMLGFAVMMTLDVALG, encoded by the coding sequence ATGTCGTTTCTGCTTTCGCTGCCGCCCGTCGCCCAGGCCCTGTGCGCCGGCCTTTTCACGTGGGCCATGACTGCTCTCGGGGCGGCCTTCGTCTTCACGGCGCGGGAGATTCCACGGCGTGTCCTCGATTTTATGCTCGGCTTCGCCGCCGGGGTGATGCTTGCGGCGAGCTACTGGTCGTTGCTCGCGCCTGCACTCGAGATGAGCGAGTACATGGGAACATGGTCGTTCGTCCCTGCCGTGACGGGGTTCCTTCTTGGCGGGGTGTTCCTGCGGCTGGTGGACAGGTTCCTGCCGCACTTGCACGTCATGCAGAACCAGAAGGAGGGCATGTCGTCCAGTTGGCGGCGCAGCACGTTGCTGGTGGCTGCCATCACCTTGCACAACATCCCTGAAGGCCTCGCCGTGGGGGTCGCCTTCGGTGCCGTGGCCGCGGGGCTGCCCTCTGCCGACCTCGCGGGGGCACTGGCACTTGCCATGGGCATAGGTATCCAGAACCTGCCGGAGGGCACCGCCGTCTCCGTACCGTTGCGCCGTGAAGGGCTGTCGCGGACGAAGGCGTTCATGTACGGGCAGTTCTCCGGCACGGTCGAGCCCGTGGCGGCGGTGATAGGTGCGGCGGCGGTGACGGTGGCGCAACCCCTGCTTCCCTATGCCTTGGCTTTCGCCGCCGGGGCGATGGTCTTCGTCGTGGTGGAGGAGGTCGTGCCCGAATCGCAGGCTTCGGGGCACGGCGACCTTGCCACGGCAGGGGTCATGCTGGGGTTCGCCGTCATGATGACGCTGGACGTGGCACTCGGATGA
- a CDS encoding cupin domain-containing protein, which produces MDGIAGVETQDLRIIPTDGGPVLHMLRPDAPLFMGFGELYFSEVLPGAVKAWKRHTRQTQHFAVPVGRLKVVVYDDREGSPTRGRVEEHILGRPDAYRLLRIPPLVWYGFTAVGDVPALICNCADIPHDPQEGERKDRDSADIPYHW; this is translated from the coding sequence ATGGACGGCATAGCCGGGGTCGAGACGCAAGACCTGCGCATCATCCCCACCGACGGCGGGCCGGTGCTGCACATGCTGCGGCCCGACGCGCCCCTGTTCATGGGCTTCGGCGAGTTGTACTTCTCCGAGGTGCTGCCCGGCGCGGTGAAGGCGTGGAAGCGCCACACCCGCCAGACCCAGCATTTCGCCGTGCCGGTGGGACGCCTCAAGGTCGTCGTCTACGACGACCGCGAAGGGTCGCCCACCCGCGGGCGCGTGGAGGAACACATCCTCGGACGACCCGATGCCTACCGCCTGCTGCGCATTCCGCCGCTGGTGTGGTACGGCTTCACCGCCGTGGGTGATGTGCCCGCGCTCATATGCAATTGCGCCGACATCCCGCACGACCCGCAGGAGGGCGAGCGCAAGGACAGGGATTCCGCCGACATCCCGTACCACTGGTAG
- a CDS encoding FUSC family protein, with the protein MDGRALCGRAVRGLRSRVPGASVRHGIKTGLAALLSYLVTEWLHLDFGYWAPITAVIVMQTSVAESIEMSLYRTVGTMIGALMGVVSILALPDTFEGNGAGLFITTGLCAFLTRWDARYRMAAITVTIVILASVGQPDRMHFGLFRVLEILVGVVCAVLVSLTLWPLRAGEALRADLARQLQAAAERVGVLVEAFLAEQQALPEDMFDGVAGTLKSNHDRLRKARRHESFLHRDDHEHLEALVMATDHAASHLQAMLHSLNGCRGEGYTIIMAKELRDLAAAASEGLRWLAAPDAATPPPALRGVIDAAEARLAALREDGATRRFYLGKLMQFYAFYHALRRLAEDVEAIVERRQACSMA; encoded by the coding sequence ATGGACGGACGGGCATTGTGCGGGCGGGCCGTGCGCGGTCTGCGCAGCCGCGTGCCGGGCGCTTCGGTGCGGCACGGTATCAAGACGGGGCTGGCGGCCCTCCTGTCGTATCTCGTCACCGAATGGCTGCATCTCGACTTCGGCTACTGGGCGCCCATCACCGCCGTCATCGTCATGCAGACCAGCGTGGCGGAGTCCATCGAGATGAGCCTGTACCGCACGGTGGGCACCATGATAGGCGCACTCATGGGCGTCGTCTCCATCCTCGCCTTGCCCGACACCTTCGAGGGCAACGGCGCGGGGCTGTTCATCACCACCGGCCTCTGCGCCTTTCTCACCCGGTGGGATGCGCGCTACCGCATGGCGGCCATCACCGTCACCATCGTCATCCTCGCCAGCGTGGGGCAGCCGGACAGGATGCACTTCGGCCTCTTCCGGGTGCTGGAGATTCTCGTGGGCGTGGTCTGCGCTGTGCTGGTATCGCTCACGCTGTGGCCCCTGCGCGCCGGAGAGGCGCTGCGTGCCGACCTCGCCCGGCAGTTGCAGGCGGCGGCTGAGCGCGTGGGCGTGCTGGTGGAGGCCTTTCTTGCCGAACAGCAGGCCCTGCCCGAAGACATGTTCGATGGCGTGGCGGGTACGCTCAAGAGCAATCATGACAGACTCCGCAAGGCGCGGCGGCACGAATCGTTCCTGCACCGTGACGACCACGAGCATCTCGAAGCGCTGGTCATGGCTACCGACCACGCCGCAAGCCATCTTCAGGCCATGCTGCACAGCCTGAACGGCTGCCGGGGCGAGGGGTACACCATCATCATGGCGAAGGAGTTGCGCGACCTCGCCGCCGCAGCCTCGGAGGGCCTGCGCTGGCTGGCGGCCCCTGATGCCGCCACACCGCCCCCGGCGTTGCGCGGTGTCATCGACGCCGCCGAAGCGCGTCTCGCCGCCCTGCGCGAGGATGGTGCCACACGGCGCTTCTATCTGGGCAAGCTCATGCAGTTCTATGCCTTCTACCATGCGCTGCGTCGTCTTGCCGAGGACGTGGAGGCCATCGTGGAACGGCGTCAGGCGTGTTCCATGGCATGA
- the rfbG gene encoding CDP-glucose 4,6-dehydratase, which yields MFGDIYRGRRVLVTGHTGFKGSWLTAWLLHLGAEVAGFSLDVPTSPANFEVLDLSGRISDLRGDIRDRKAMCEAIEGFKPDVVFHLAAQALVRKSYDDPAGTIEANAMGTLNVLEAVRCTPSVQAVVCITSDKCYRNDEWVWGYRETDHLGGEDPYSASKGCAEIIAQSYFKSFFKNGPRCATTRAGNVIGGGDWAADRIVPDCARAWSQGRPVPIRSPWATRPWQHVLEPLSGYLWLGAKLLVDAKGPFPLSGEAYNFGPAADVNNTVAEVVDALAPYWQGFSSEMDRAGQAGMKECTLLKLCCDKSLAYLRWQATLTFAETIRFTAEWYRAFYAPTGGAQDMYAFTMGQILEYADKARAKGLEWTA from the coding sequence ATGTTCGGTGACATCTATCGCGGCCGTCGCGTCCTCGTGACCGGGCACACCGGTTTCAAGGGGTCGTGGCTCACGGCATGGCTGCTGCACCTCGGGGCCGAGGTGGCGGGCTTCTCGCTGGACGTGCCCACCTCGCCCGCCAACTTCGAGGTACTCGACCTCTCTGGTCGCATCTCCGACCTGCGTGGCGACATCCGCGACCGCAAGGCCATGTGCGAGGCCATCGAGGGCTTCAAGCCCGACGTGGTGTTCCACCTTGCGGCGCAGGCGCTGGTACGCAAGTCGTACGACGACCCGGCGGGCACCATCGAGGCCAACGCCATGGGTACGCTCAACGTGCTCGAGGCCGTGCGCTGCACGCCGTCCGTTCAGGCGGTGGTGTGCATCACCTCCGACAAGTGCTACCGCAACGACGAGTGGGTGTGGGGCTACCGCGAGACCGACCATCTGGGTGGCGAAGACCCGTACTCCGCCTCCAAGGGCTGCGCGGAAATCATCGCCCAGTCGTACTTCAAGTCGTTCTTCAAGAATGGCCCCCGCTGCGCCACCACGCGCGCGGGCAACGTCATCGGCGGCGGCGACTGGGCTGCCGACCGCATCGTGCCCGACTGCGCCCGCGCATGGTCGCAGGGGCGCCCCGTGCCCATCCGCAGCCCGTGGGCCACGCGCCCGTGGCAGCATGTGCTCGAACCGCTTTCCGGCTACCTGTGGCTGGGGGCGAAGCTGCTGGTCGACGCCAAGGGGCCCTTCCCCCTTTCGGGCGAGGCCTACAACTTCGGCCCGGCTGCGGACGTGAACAACACCGTGGCCGAGGTGGTGGACGCCCTCGCCCCCTACTGGCAGGGCTTCTCCAGCGAGATGGACAGGGCCGGGCAGGCGGGCATGAAGGAATGCACGCTGCTCAAGCTGTGCTGTGACAAGTCGCTGGCCTACCTGCGCTGGCAGGCCACGCTCACCTTTGCCGAGACCATACGCTTCACGGCCGAATGGTACCGCGCCTTCTACGCACCCACAGGCGGTGCGCAGGACATGTACGCCTTCACCATGGGCCAGATACTCGAGTACGCGGACAAGGCCCGCGCCAAGGGACTGGAATGGACGGCATAG
- a CDS encoding DegT/DnrJ/EryC1/StrS family aminotransferase — protein sequence MSTPLRLSRSIVGQAEAEAVSRVIIEDGYLGMGSEVKRFEEDIAAFLGVPANHVITANTGTAALHLAVQAAVEPGREVLVQSLTFVASFQAISAAGAVPVACEVRPETCTIDLDDAARRLTDKTAAIMPVHYASNPAYLDDVYAFAQRHGLRVIEDAAHAFGCRHDGRLVGTFGDIACFSFDGIKNITSGEGGCIVTADQTVAQRCRDARLLSVENDTEKRFTGQRSWDFDVTRQGWRYHMSNLMAAIGRVQLSRLPGEFGPARKALAAIYREELAGVPGVTLFATRPEDDIIPHIFVVRIDAARRDAVKEVLAAAGVPTGMHYKPAHLLSFYGGGRTCLPVTEALYHEIVTLPLHPGITAEEVRVICAELRKALAA from the coding sequence ATGAGCACTCCCCTCCGTCTTTCCCGTTCCATCGTCGGACAGGCCGAAGCCGAGGCCGTAAGCCGCGTCATCATCGAAGACGGCTACCTTGGCATGGGCAGTGAAGTGAAACGCTTCGAAGAGGACATCGCCGCCTTTCTCGGCGTGCCTGCGAACCATGTCATCACCGCCAACACCGGTACCGCCGCCCTGCACCTTGCCGTGCAGGCAGCCGTGGAACCGGGGCGCGAGGTGCTGGTGCAGTCGCTGACCTTCGTGGCGTCGTTCCAAGCCATCTCCGCAGCCGGGGCCGTGCCCGTGGCCTGCGAGGTGCGCCCCGAGACCTGCACCATCGACCTCGATGACGCCGCCCGTCGCCTCACCGACAAGACCGCGGCCATCATGCCCGTGCACTACGCCAGCAACCCCGCCTACCTCGACGACGTCTACGCCTTCGCCCAGCGGCACGGGCTGCGCGTCATCGAAGACGCGGCCCATGCCTTCGGGTGCCGCCACGACGGCAGGCTGGTGGGCACGTTCGGCGACATCGCCTGTTTCAGCTTCGACGGCATCAAGAACATCACCAGCGGCGAGGGCGGCTGCATCGTCACCGCCGACCAGACCGTGGCCCAGCGCTGCCGCGACGCTCGTCTCCTGTCCGTGGAGAACGACACCGAGAAGCGGTTCACCGGGCAGCGAAGCTGGGACTTCGATGTCACCCGTCAGGGGTGGCGCTACCACATGAGCAACCTCATGGCCGCCATCGGGCGTGTGCAGCTGTCGCGCCTGCCCGGCGAGTTCGGCCCTGCACGCAAGGCGCTGGCCGCCATCTACCGTGAAGAACTCGCGGGCGTTCCCGGCGTAACCCTGTTCGCAACTCGGCCGGAGGATGACATCATCCCCCATATCTTCGTGGTGCGCATCGACGCCGCGCGGCGTGACGCCGTGAAGGAGGTGCTTGCCGCCGCGGGCGTGCCCACCGGCATGCACTACAAGCCCGCGCATCTGCTCTCCTTCTATGGCGGCGGGCGCACCTGCCTGCCGGTGACAGAGGCCCTGTATCACGAGATAGTGACCCTGCCGCTGCACCCCGGCATCACCGCCGAAGAGGTGCGCGTCATCTGCGCCGAACTGCGCAAGGCCCTTGCCGCCTGA
- a CDS encoding SemiSWEET family sugar transporter, with product MPDTLDLIGYAAGLLTSLAYVPQVVRLWRTRSVADISLPTFCLLTVGIGLWLLYGMGREAGPVIVANAVGMLLTLAIVVMKLWFGRHSAQATDEGIGHPVRQDAAKPHLRRDA from the coding sequence ATGCCCGATACCCTCGACCTCATCGGCTACGCTGCGGGGTTGCTCACGTCGCTTGCCTATGTGCCGCAGGTGGTGCGGCTGTGGCGGACCCGTTCGGTGGCGGACATCTCGCTGCCCACCTTCTGCCTGCTCACCGTGGGCATCGGCCTGTGGCTGCTGTACGGCATGGGGCGGGAGGCGGGGCCGGTCATCGTCGCCAACGCCGTGGGTATGCTGCTCACCCTCGCCATCGTGGTCATGAAGTTGTGGTTCGGACGGCATAGCGCACAGGCGACGGATGAAGGGATAGGGCATCCGGTCAGGCAGGATGCTGCGAAGCCCCACCTTCGGCGCGACGCATAG
- the rfbF gene encoding glucose-1-phosphate cytidylyltransferase has product MKVIIMCGGKGTRLREETEFKPKPMVEIGGRPVLWHIMNIYARAGYKDFVLPLGYKGEVIKQYFYDYRMRNSDFTVDLATGDVRTHETGCCTDWRVTLSDTGQETLKGARIKRIAKHIDTDRFMVTYGDGVSDIDIAKLVEFHKKSGKIGTFTGVRMPSRFGAVQTDENGNILSWQEKPVLNEYINCGFFVFKREFLDYLDEEESCDLEKQPLERLAAEGQLSMYPHEGFWQCMDTLRDYQKLNAMWDKGDAPWARGWK; this is encoded by the coding sequence ATGAAAGTCATCATCATGTGCGGCGGCAAGGGAACCCGCCTCCGCGAAGAGACCGAGTTCAAACCGAAGCCCATGGTCGAGATTGGCGGTCGCCCCGTCCTGTGGCACATCATGAATATCTACGCCCGCGCCGGGTACAAGGACTTCGTCCTGCCCCTCGGCTACAAGGGCGAGGTCATCAAGCAATATTTCTACGACTACCGGATGCGTAACAGCGACTTCACCGTCGACCTCGCCACCGGTGACGTGCGCACCCACGAGACGGGCTGCTGCACCGACTGGCGCGTGACCCTGTCCGACACCGGGCAGGAGACGCTGAAGGGCGCACGCATCAAGCGCATCGCCAAGCACATCGACACCGACCGCTTCATGGTCACCTACGGCGACGGCGTGTCGGACATCGACATCGCCAAGCTCGTGGAGTTCCACAAGAAGTCCGGCAAGATTGGCACGTTCACGGGTGTGCGCATGCCCTCGCGCTTCGGCGCGGTGCAGACCGACGAGAACGGCAACATCCTGTCGTGGCAGGAGAAGCCGGTACTCAACGAGTACATCAACTGCGGCTTCTTCGTGTTCAAGCGCGAGTTTCTCGACTACCTCGATGAAGAGGAGTCGTGCGACCTCGAGAAGCAGCCGCTGGAACGTCTGGCCGCCGAAGGGCAGCTTTCGATGTACCCGCACGAGGGCTTCTGGCAGTGCATGGACACCCTGCGCGACTACCAGAAGCTGAACGCCATGTGGGACAAGGGCGACGCGCCCTGGGCCCGCGGGTGGAAATAG